The window ATGCGTGACCACGAGGTCTTCATTACAGACTACCCCGCGGTCCTGGGATCAGATGCCGCAGGCGAGATTGCGGCCATTGGACCAGACGTCTCTAACTTCAGTATTGGAGAAAGGGTTTTCTTCCAAGGGATAATTGGGAACTACGATGCGTCTACTTTCCAACAATATGCGAAGATCGATGCAGCGCTGGTGGCCAAGACCCCTGACAACATCAGCGATGACCAGGCTAGCGGAATTATGCTTGCCAGCCTAGCTGTACTCACCGCATACTACGACAAGACAGGCCATGGATTGCCTGCACCGTGGGACAAGGGCGGGGATAAAATCGGCAATGGTGCTGCAATGGTCATCATTGGCGGCAGCTCTTCCATGGGCCAGTATGCGATCCAACTGGCTCGACTGTCGGGATTCTCCAAGATCATTACCAACTCGAGTCCTGCACACAAAGAGTATCTTCAGAAGCTAGGTGCAACAGTCGTGCTCGATCGTGAGGCCACGGCGGATGATTTCGCTGCCACTATTGGAGACAATGTACCGCTTGATTTCATCCTTGACACCATCTCTGCCAAATCTACCAGGGAGCTATCTGTCGGC is drawn from Trichoderma asperellum chromosome 4, complete sequence and contains these coding sequences:
- a CDS encoding uncharacterized protein (EggNog:ENOG41) encodes the protein MAVPNTFRAAVVPSPERVFFQGIIGNYDASTFQQYAKIDAALVAKTPDNISDDQASGIMLASLAVLTAYYDKTGHGLPAPWDKGGDKIGNGAAMVIIGGSSSMGQYAIQLARLSGFSKIITNSSPAHKEYLQKLGATVVLDREATADDFAATIGDNVPLDFILDTISAKSTRELSVGIVKAVKSTKAAVTKIVVVLPEVLDFEKFDAEGESKVTFPRIIGLGSTPSLRYLSEPFAKHLGGDDGYIARGLFEPNRPVIVPGGLASVEAALAKNKKGVSGEKVVIRPFE
- a CDS encoding uncharacterized protein (EggNog:ENOG41), with the protein product MLASLAVLTAYYDKTGHGLPAPWDKGGDKIGNGAAMVIIGGSSSMGQYAIQLARLSGFSKIITNSSPAHKEYLQKLGATVVLDREATADDFAATIGDNVPLDFILDTISAKSTRELSVGIVKAVKSTKAAVTKIVVVLPEVLDFEKFDAEGESKVTFPRIIGLGSTPSLRYLSEPFAKHLGGDDGYIARGLFEPNRPVIVPGGLASVEAALAKNKKGVSGEKVVIRPFE